The Elaeis guineensis isolate ETL-2024a chromosome 13, EG11, whole genome shotgun sequence genome includes a region encoding these proteins:
- the LOC105060945 gene encoding F-box protein FBW2-like produces MARDHMPTFSSIISFRSSLGKKTLQKRLIPRHLSGKQQATRIARKRPLSYLWYPETRSGVRGEREKNSPSRPTQIVRTRVNRSVVSLAIKGRQAESLIRRGTFGPMEWEMKRVARGGGRGGGCEKGEEVGRRWSEGMSPEVLALIFGRITADERSRTVPFVCRGWREAVVGPYCWAEIDLEQWCRRVNRSDVIDSAVRRLVRRSRGNLRRLSAYRLGNSAFSYVASSTRFLNILQIPMSEVTDEMVEKHAESLSALTVLDISYCLKITSKGIESLGKHCKSLIQLRRNMPPPEPEWSLDGTADAKVDESEALAVANTMPKLEYLELAYGRFSDRGLDAILTSCCHLHVLDIRGCWKVDITEGIERKCHLIQSFKSPWYDEYEPVCSDNEEDDDEDVDGVDDAELVDVALLMNQMMRLGSFDQFILIVLLDIYGLQRGYFLTYMLICKKCLSLLDCHTNALEFAVMTM; encoded by the exons CGGAAGCGCCCGCTCAGTTACCTGTGGTACCCGGAAACACGATCAGGAGTGAGGGGAGAGCGGGAAAAAAACAGTCCTAGCCGTCCGACTCAAATTGTCAGGACGCGTGTCAACAGATCTGTCGTCTCTCTCGCTATAAAAGGGAGGCAGGCCGAGTCCCTGATTAGGCGTGGGACTTTTGGACCGATGGAGTGGGAGATGAAGAGGGTGGCGCGCGGCGGAGGCCGCGGTGGTGGTTGCGAGAAGGGGGAGGAGGTTGGGCGGAGGTGGTCCGAAGGGATGAGTCCAGAAGTGTTGGCGTTGATATTTGGAAGGATAACGGCGGACGAGAGGTCGAGGACGGTGCCGTTCGTGTGCCGGGGGTGGCGGGAGGCGGTGGTGGGGCCGTACTGCTGGGCGGAGATAGACTTGGAGCAGTGGTGCCGCCGGGTGAATCGCTCCGACGTCATCGACTCGGCGGTGAGGAGGCTCGTCCGCCGCAGCCGGGGCAACCTCCGCCGCCTCTCCGCCTACCGCCTCGGCAACTCTGCCTTCTCCTACGTCGCCTCCTC tacAAGGTTCCTGAATATCCTCCAGATTCCAATGAGTGAAGTAACTGATGAAATGGTGGAGAAGCATGCAGAATCACTTTCGGCTCTAACTGTACTGGACATTAGCTACTGCCTCAAGATCACCTCCAAGGGCATCGAGTCGCTGGGAAAGCATTGCAAGTCTCTGATTCAGCTGAGGAGGAACATGCCTCCACCAGAGCCTGAATGGAGCCTGGATGGCACCGCAGATGCCAAGGTAGATGAGTCGGAGGCATTGGCTGTGGCCAATACCATGCCAAAGCTTGAATACCTTGAACTTGCCTATGGACGATTTAGCGACCGTGGGCTAGATGCCATTCTCACTAGCTGCTGTCATCTCCATGTCCTTGACATCCGTGGTTGCTGGAAAGTAGATATAACTGAAGGTATTGAGCGCAAGTGTCATTTAATCCAGTCTTTCAAAAGCCCTTGGTATGATGAATATGAGCCGGTTTGTTCTGACAATGAAGAAGACGATGATGAGGATGTTGATGGAGTCGATGATGCTGAACTGGTGGATGTGGCACTACTGATGAATCAAATGATGAGACTTGGTAGTTTTGACCAG TTTATCTTAATTGTGCTTCTTGATATTTATGGTTTACAAAGGGGATACTTTTTGACATATATGCTCATATGCAAGAAG TGTTTGTCATTATTAGATTGCCATACAAATGCTCTTGAATTTGCTGTCATGACAATGTGA